The following proteins are encoded in a genomic region of Arcobacter cloacae:
- a CDS encoding molybdopterin oxidoreductase family protein produces MLIKSVCGYCGVGCGLEFDKEKLIGDVSYPINEGKLCSKGVSELISIQTPSRLLRPYIRSNINNEYKITTWENTIKTIAHKIKNTSKDKIGFYLSGQLLTEDYYIANKLGKGFIGTNNVDTNSRTCMSSAVVAYKKSLGIDYVPVRMDDVFKANLLILIGANTAEAHVVFHNRIKKAQKMGLKVIVIDPRFTDTAKIADLYLPIKAGSDIDFLNLVSKRIIDEDLVNHEFVEKYVNNFDLLKNKFKRVATTKMLKRTGLSEEQFEAFWQIFKENENIISAWTMGLNQSVQGVDKNLALINIHLLTGKIYKEGNGPFSLTGQPNAMGGREVGGLSTMLAVHFGFDKESIKKVSKFWNTNKIDDKAGLTATQMLEANLDILIICHTDPVYHLPNRNKTEELMKKIPLVVEINAYENSETSNFAHIKLPAAPWGEKEGTQTNLDRTITKQEKLTRTSIDCKSDWEIFQLLAQELGYKEAFNFSSPKEIFEEFQEMTKLNPHLNIYDTSYEKLAIEPFIWGEDIRKNMQFFTKDNKANLFFVENKLLSEKTSLKFPFILLTGRTRDQWHSGTKTNLPRTLLKYKELNFCEINPINAKNLGIQDGDEIKVISRRGELITKVLITDAIKEDTIFIPISNREINYLTNDLYDKESLQPDYNHSAVRVERV; encoded by the coding sequence ATGTTAATAAAATCGGTTTGTGGCTATTGTGGTGTGGGTTGTGGTCTTGAATTTGACAAAGAAAAATTAATAGGTGATGTTTCATATCCTATTAATGAAGGAAAACTTTGTTCAAAGGGTGTTTCAGAATTAATCAGTATTCAAACTCCATCAAGACTTTTACGACCCTATATAAGAAGTAACATAAATAATGAATATAAAATAACCACTTGGGAAAATACAATAAAAACAATTGCCCATAAAATAAAAAATACATCAAAAGATAAAATAGGTTTTTATCTCTCAGGGCAACTTCTAACAGAAGATTATTACATAGCAAATAAACTAGGAAAAGGTTTTATTGGAACAAACAATGTGGATACAAACAGCAGAACTTGTATGTCAAGTGCCGTTGTTGCCTATAAAAAATCTTTAGGAATTGATTATGTTCCTGTACGAATGGATGATGTATTTAAAGCAAATCTTCTGATTTTAATAGGAGCAAATACAGCAGAAGCCCATGTTGTTTTTCATAATAGAATAAAAAAAGCACAAAAAATGGGTTTAAAAGTAATAGTAATTGACCCTAGATTTACAGATACAGCAAAAATTGCCGATTTATATTTGCCTATAAAAGCAGGAAGTGATATTGATTTTTTAAATTTAGTCTCAAAAAGAATAATAGATGAAGATTTAGTAAATCATGAATTTGTGGAAAAATATGTAAATAATTTTGATTTATTAAAAAATAAATTCAAAAGAGTTGCCACAACAAAAATGCTAAAAAGAACGGGTTTAAGTGAAGAACAATTTGAAGCATTTTGGCAAATATTCAAAGAGAATGAAAATATCATAAGTGCTTGGACTATGGGATTAAATCAAAGTGTTCAAGGTGTTGATAAAAATCTAGCTTTGATAAATATTCATCTATTAACTGGGAAAATCTACAAAGAGGGAAATGGTCCATTTTCACTAACAGGTCAACCAAATGCCATGGGAGGAAGGGAAGTTGGTGGACTTTCAACAATGTTGGCGGTTCATTTTGGTTTTGATAAAGAGAGCATCAAAAAAGTGTCAAAATTTTGGAACACAAATAAAATAGATGATAAAGCTGGATTAACAGCAACCCAAATGCTTGAAGCAAATTTGGATATTTTGATTATTTGCCACACAGACCCAGTTTATCACTTACCAAATAGAAATAAAACCGAAGAATTAATGAAAAAAATACCACTTGTTGTGGAAATAAACGCCTATGAAAATTCAGAGACTTCAAACTTTGCCCATATAAAACTTCCAGCAGCTCCTTGGGGAGAAAAAGAGGGAACGCAAACAAACCTAGATAGAACCATCACAAAACAAGAAAAACTAACAAGAACTTCAATAGATTGCAAAAGCGACTGGGAGATTTTTCAATTATTAGCACAAGAGTTAGGATATAAAGAAGCTTTTAATTTTTCATCACCTAAAGAGATTTTTGAAGAGTTTCAAGAGATGACAAAATTAAATCCCCACTTAAATATATACGATACATCTTATGAAAAATTAGCAATTGAACCTTTTATTTGGGGAGAAGATATAAGAAAAAATATGCAATTTTTCACAAAAGACAATAAAGCAAATCTATTTTTTGTGGAAAACAAACTTCTAAGTGAAAAAACCTCTTTAAAATTTCCTTTTATATTATTAACAGGAAGAACAAGAGACCAATGGCATAGCGGAACAAAAACAAATCTTCCAAGAACTTTATTAAAATACAAAGAACTAAATTTTTGTGAAATAAACCCAATAAATGCCAAAAATTTAGGAATCCAAGATGGAGATGAAATAAAAGTAATCTCAAGAAGAGGAGAACTAATCACAAAAGTACTAATCACAGATGCAATAAAAGAAGACACAATTTTTATTCCAATAAGTAACCGAGAAATCAACTACCTAACAAATGATTTGTACGATAAAGAATCTTTACAACCTGATTATAATCATAGTGCTGTTAGGGTTGAGAGGGTTTAG
- the nirB gene encoding nitrite reductase large subunit NirB, which translates to MKEKLVVIGNGMSGLRTIEDLLEIDKNRYDITIYGEEPHVNYNRIMLSYILSQEKTFEDTIINHLSWYEQNNITLHKGDKILSINKKDKTIKSQSGKIQSYDKLLIATGSTAFIPKTKGSDLENVIAFRTKADVDAIISTIRKEKTAVVVGGGLLGLEAAYGIAKHGIKTILVHRSGSILSQQLDSTGGKLLQRNLEKYGIEFKLNTTIKEISGDGIVEKVEFTDGVCVESNLVVFATGIIPNTALALEAELETKKGIIVDDFLKTSDDSIFAIGECVEHDGNTYGLVAPLYEQAKVLAKVLAGKSTDGYSGSTLSTRLKISGVDLFSAGDYLGDVTTEDLILLDEKAGIYKKLVIYNDKIIGIVLYGDTSDASWYLKLLKENTDISDLRIKILFGKSALLGDSGHGGNDINAMSDDEEVCGCNGICKGDIVNAIKDKDLKSLSDVKSCTKAGASCGSCLGLVEQILVNTLGDEYKAIEEGICSCTPLGHKEIKKAINEDEFETVYDVFSKLEWKTADGCAKCRPAINYYLLVKYNDDKYKNDKRSALVNDRMFANIQKDGTYSVVPRIWGGLTSPQELKDIANIAVKYNVPTVKFTGGQRLDMLGVKKEQLAPMWQDLNDAGFVSGQAYAKGLRTVKTCVGNTWCRFGTQDSMNMGVIIEKLTWGSWTPHKFKIAVSGCPRNCAEATIKDLGIIGIDSGWEIHIAGNGGIKVRVTDLLCKVETDEELLEYVKAFMQFHREDSYYLERTAHWVERTGLQYIKDVMLDKKQVKAYAKRFEISQESAQVDPWAKAIKDGFTKEFDTIVINPEESHSFEAKEQI; encoded by the coding sequence ATGAAAGAAAAACTAGTAGTAATCGGAAATGGAATGAGTGGTCTAAGAACCATTGAAGACCTTTTAGAAATAGATAAAAACAGATATGACATCACAATTTATGGTGAAGAACCCCATGTAAACTACAATAGAATCATGTTATCTTACATCCTCTCACAAGAAAAAACTTTTGAAGATACAATCATCAATCATTTATCATGGTATGAACAAAACAATATCACTTTACACAAAGGTGATAAAATCTTATCAATAAACAAAAAAGATAAAACTATCAAAAGCCAAAGTGGAAAAATTCAATCTTACGACAAACTTCTAATAGCAACTGGTTCAACTGCCTTTATTCCTAAAACAAAAGGAAGTGACTTAGAAAATGTAATTGCATTTAGAACAAAAGCTGATGTTGATGCAATTATTAGCACTATTAGAAAAGAAAAAACTGCTGTGGTTGTTGGTGGTGGATTACTTGGACTTGAAGCTGCTTATGGGATTGCAAAACATGGAATTAAAACTATTTTAGTTCATAGAAGTGGTTCTATTTTATCACAACAACTTGACTCAACTGGTGGAAAATTACTTCAAAGAAATCTTGAAAAATATGGAATAGAGTTTAAATTAAACACAACTATAAAAGAGATTTCAGGTGATGGAATCGTTGAAAAAGTAGAGTTTACTGATGGAGTTTGTGTTGAATCAAACTTAGTTGTTTTTGCAACTGGAATTATTCCAAATACAGCACTTGCACTTGAAGCAGAACTTGAAACAAAAAAAGGAATTATCGTTGATGATTTCCTAAAAACTTCTGATGATTCTATTTTTGCCATTGGAGAGTGTGTTGAACACGATGGAAATACTTATGGTTTGGTTGCTCCACTTTATGAACAAGCAAAAGTCTTAGCAAAAGTTTTAGCTGGAAAATCAACAGATGGTTATTCTGGTTCAACTTTATCAACTAGACTAAAAATTTCAGGTGTTGATTTGTTTAGTGCAGGTGATTATTTAGGTGATGTTACAACTGAGGATTTGATTTTATTAGATGAAAAAGCAGGAATATATAAAAAACTTGTAATTTACAATGATAAAATCATCGGTATTGTACTTTATGGCGATACAAGCGATGCTTCTTGGTATTTAAAACTTCTAAAAGAAAATACCGATATTAGTGATTTAAGAATAAAAATCTTATTTGGAAAATCAGCACTTTTGGGTGATTCTGGTCATGGTGGAAACGATATAAATGCCATGAGTGACGATGAAGAAGTTTGTGGATGTAATGGAATTTGTAAAGGTGATATTGTAAATGCCATCAAAGATAAAGATTTAAAATCCCTAAGTGATGTAAAATCTTGTACAAAAGCTGGAGCTTCATGTGGTTCATGTTTAGGTTTAGTTGAGCAAATTTTAGTAAATACTTTGGGTGATGAATATAAAGCTATTGAAGAAGGAATTTGTTCTTGCACTCCTCTTGGACACAAAGAGATTAAAAAAGCAATTAATGAAGATGAGTTTGAAACTGTTTATGATGTATTCTCAAAACTTGAGTGGAAAACTGCCGATGGTTGTGCAAAATGCCGACCAGCAATAAACTACTACTTACTTGTTAAATACAATGATGACAAATACAAAAACGATAAAAGGTCAGCACTTGTAAACGATAGAATGTTTGCAAATATCCAAAAAGATGGAACATATTCTGTTGTTCCTAGAATTTGGGGAGGATTAACATCTCCACAAGAGTTAAAAGATATTGCAAATATTGCAGTTAAATACAATGTTCCAACTGTAAAATTTACAGGTGGTCAAAGACTTGATATGTTAGGAGTTAAAAAAGAACAATTAGCTCCTATGTGGCAAGATTTAAATGATGCTGGATTTGTGTCAGGACAAGCTTATGCAAAGGGTTTAAGAACTGTAAAAACTTGTGTGGGGAACACTTGGTGTAGATTTGGAACTCAAGACTCTATGAATATGGGTGTAATTATTGAAAAACTAACTTGGGGTTCGTGGACTCCACATAAATTTAAAATTGCAGTTTCAGGATGTCCACGAAATTGTGCAGAAGCAACTATCAAAGATTTAGGAATTATTGGGATTGATTCGGGTTGGGAGATTCATATTGCTGGAAATGGTGGTATAAAAGTGCGGGTTACTGATTTACTTTGTAAAGTTGAAACAGACGAAGAGTTATTAGAATATGTAAAAGCATTTATGCAATTTCACAGAGAAGATTCATATTATTTAGAAAGAACTGCCCATTGGGTTGAGCGAACTGGATTACAATATATAAAAGATGTGATGTTAGATAAAAAACAAGTTAAAGCTTATGCAAAAAGATTTGAAATATCACAAGAATCAGCACAAGTTGACCCTTGGGCAAAAGCAATTAAAGATGGCTTTACTAAAGAGTTTGACACAATAGTAATCAATCCAGAAGAATCTCATAGTTTTGAAGCAAAGGAGCAAATTTAA
- the nirD gene encoding nitrite reductase small subunit NirD, translated as MANIKKWYKITQLENIPLMGSRKVKIGEIEIAIFKTRDGSIFAINNICPHKKGKLSEGLVHETQVTCPLHSWEIDLKTGEALGNDKGCTGIFETKIKNETIYICL; from the coding sequence ATGGCAAATATAAAAAAATGGTACAAAATCACGCAACTTGAAAATATCCCTCTTATGGGTTCAAGAAAAGTAAAAATCGGCGAAATTGAAATAGCAATTTTTAAAACAAGAGATGGTTCAATTTTTGCAATAAACAATATCTGTCCCCACAAAAAAGGAAAATTAAGCGAGGGTTTAGTTCACGAAACGCAAGTAACTTGTCCTTTACATAGTTGGGAAATAGATTTAAAAACTGGCGAAGCTTTGGGGAATGATAAGGGTTGTACGGGAATTTTTGAAACTAAAATAAAAAATGAGACAATCTATATTTGTTTGTAA